A genome region from Ottowia testudinis includes the following:
- a CDS encoding phage/plasmid primase, P4 family: MLDFNDTQRPSALDMDQRRDALRVDLLIRLESVLTALFPAGKKRRGTFLIGDVLGSPGDSLEVVLDGEKAGLWTDRATGQGGDVFDLLAAHFGLSVLTQFAQVLEQAASLLGRVPVSAPRKPRKESTVDELGPATAKWDYLDASGKLIACVYRYDPVGSDGVARKEFRPWDAKRRKMAPPEPRPLYNQPGMVSAAQVILVEGEKCAQALIDAGIVATTAMHGANAPVDKTDWSPLAGKAVLIWPDKDKPGWEYADRAAQAILMAGARSCHILYPPEDAAEGWDAADAWAEGFDVAGFLAQGPRMQMHLVDNDPDAISQAAGPEEAVWGTEDALALSFTRRYHKDWRYVAAWGKWLVWDGQRWRSENTLAASDLIRHVCRQASLNTRNPRVSTKLAASSTVSGVERLARTDRRHAATTEEWDADPWLLNTPGGVIDLRSGRLRAHDRSDRMTKVTTASPQGMCPIWLQFIAEVTGGDTALQDYLQRMSGYALTGSTQEHALFFLYGTGANGKSVFVNTLATILGDYAANAPMDTFMETRSDRHPTDMAGLRGARFVATIETEQGRRWAESKVKSLTGGDKISARFMHKDFFDFFPQFKLFVAGNHKPAIRNIDEAMKRRLHLIPFTITVPPERRDKHLQHKLLAESDGILAWALQGCLAWQRLGKLDPPQQVVSATEEYFEAEDALGRWLYERCVQNTAARSLTAELFADWRQWAETAGEFVGSQKRFADLLLTRGLQKWRNPSGLRGFTGLGLKHPPMPAYTPYADH, translated from the coding sequence ATGCTGGACTTCAATGACACACAACGCCCATCTGCTCTGGATATGGATCAGCGGCGTGATGCGCTGCGCGTGGATTTGCTGATCCGGTTGGAGTCGGTGCTGACTGCCCTGTTCCCTGCCGGTAAGAAGCGCCGGGGCACGTTTCTGATTGGCGATGTGCTGGGCAGTCCCGGCGACAGCCTCGAAGTGGTGCTCGACGGCGAGAAAGCTGGCTTGTGGACAGACCGGGCTACAGGTCAAGGTGGCGATGTTTTCGACCTGTTGGCCGCACACTTTGGTTTGTCGGTGCTGACACAGTTTGCGCAGGTGCTGGAGCAGGCTGCGTCCTTGCTGGGACGGGTGCCTGTGAGTGCTCCACGGAAACCCCGCAAAGAAAGCACAGTCGACGAACTTGGCCCGGCCACCGCCAAATGGGACTACCTGGATGCCTCGGGCAAGCTGATCGCTTGCGTCTACCGTTACGACCCGGTGGGGTCAGACGGGGTCGCACGCAAGGAGTTTCGGCCTTGGGATGCCAAACGCCGCAAGATGGCCCCACCGGAACCACGTCCCCTGTACAACCAGCCGGGCATGGTCAGCGCTGCACAAGTGATCTTGGTTGAGGGCGAGAAATGCGCGCAAGCCTTGATCGACGCTGGCATTGTGGCCACTACAGCCATGCACGGTGCCAATGCCCCGGTCGACAAAACCGACTGGTCACCCCTGGCAGGCAAAGCCGTGCTGATTTGGCCCGACAAGGACAAGCCAGGCTGGGAATATGCCGACCGGGCTGCCCAGGCCATCTTGATGGCGGGTGCCCGCTCTTGCCACATCCTTTATCCACCCGAAGACGCGGCTGAAGGCTGGGATGCAGCAGATGCCTGGGCTGAAGGCTTTGATGTGGCCGGGTTTCTGGCGCAGGGCCCACGCATGCAGATGCATCTGGTCGATAACGATCCGGATGCCATCTCCCAAGCCGCCGGACCGGAAGAAGCCGTATGGGGCACTGAAGATGCACTGGCATTGTCCTTCACACGCCGTTACCATAAGGACTGGCGCTATGTCGCTGCCTGGGGCAAGTGGCTGGTCTGGGATGGCCAGCGCTGGCGCTCGGAAAACACCCTGGCGGCCTCTGACCTGATCCGCCATGTCTGTCGGCAGGCCTCGCTCAACACACGTAATCCGCGTGTATCGACCAAGCTGGCCGCCTCCAGCACCGTCTCCGGGGTGGAACGGCTGGCGCGCACAGACCGGCGCCATGCAGCGACCACCGAGGAGTGGGACGCCGACCCCTGGCTGCTGAACACACCCGGTGGGGTCATTGACCTGCGCAGCGGGCGTTTGCGCGCCCATGATCGGTCTGACCGCATGACCAAAGTGACCACGGCAAGCCCGCAAGGCATGTGTCCGATCTGGCTGCAGTTCATTGCCGAAGTCACTGGTGGTGATACCGCGCTACAGGACTATTTGCAGCGCATGTCCGGTTACGCACTGACTGGCTCGACGCAGGAACATGCCCTGTTCTTCCTCTATGGCACGGGTGCCAATGGCAAATCGGTGTTTGTGAACACGCTGGCCACCATCCTTGGGGATTACGCCGCCAATGCGCCCATGGATACCTTCATGGAAACGCGCAGTGACCGGCACCCCACCGATATGGCCGGACTGCGCGGCGCACGATTTGTGGCGACGATTGAAACAGAACAGGGCAGGCGCTGGGCCGAGTCCAAGGTCAAAAGCCTGACGGGTGGTGACAAGATTTCTGCGCGCTTCATGCACAAAGATTTCTTTGATTTTTTCCCGCAGTTCAAGCTCTTTGTGGCGGGCAACCACAAACCCGCCATTCGCAACATCGATGAGGCGATGAAGCGGCGTCTGCACCTGATCCCCTTCACCATCACCGTGCCACCCGAGCGTCGCGACAAGCATCTGCAACACAAGCTGCTGGCAGAGAGCGACGGCATTCTGGCGTGGGCTCTTCAAGGGTGTTTGGCCTGGCAGCGGCTGGGCAAGCTCGATCCACCCCAGCAGGTGGTGTCTGCCACCGAAGAGTATTTCGAGGCAGAAGACGCACTGGGTCGCTGGCTGTATGAGCGCTGTGTGCAAAACACGGCTGCCCGTTCTTTGACGGCAGAACTGTTTGCCGACTGGCGGCAGTGGGCAGAAACGGCGGGTGAGTTTGTGGGTTCACAAAAACGCTTTGCCGATTTGCTGCTCACGCGCGGGCTGCAGAAATGGCGCAATCCCTCGGGTCTGCGTGGCTTTACGGGACTTGGTCTCAAACACCCGCCCATGCCCGCTTACACACCCTATGCAGACCACTGA